A part of Planctomycetia bacterium genomic DNA contains:
- a CDS encoding efflux RND transporter periplasmic adaptor subunit — translation MSAKCFTRGLLILVPMLIAACAAGVYFAPSLRTRFLAAVGAEAGYEKPVMKQPDEHAGHEHGSHDHAGHSEQNSIELSTQAQANIGLKLGKVELTTFNRTISVPGMLRERPGRSTVAITAPLTGIVTQIFPILGEAVQPGQKLFELRLTHEELVQAQGDFLRVAEELDVIEREIKRLEKIAVDGGIAGRQVLERQYEQQNKQAVLRAQHQALLLHGLSEEQVNGILTKRTLLRTLMVFVPEEQESAIKNESPIQVTYEIQELKIERGQSVTAGETMAVLTDHATLFIEGSAFDKDVLAVNRTIENGWLVDAAIETEDAPPQVISKLPILYVAGKVDPETRTFHFYVPLTNPLLRDVKSADGHRFLSWRYKPGQRVQVVVPVEKWKDRIVLPVGAVAQSGVETYVFSPNGDHFDRRAVHVEYRDRFSVVIANDGSLFPGDSVVLAGAQQMQLALKNKSGGAIDPHAGHNH, via the coding sequence ATGAGTGCCAAATGTTTCACGCGCGGTCTTCTGATTCTCGTGCCGATGCTCATTGCGGCCTGTGCCGCAGGGGTATATTTCGCTCCTTCGCTACGAACCCGATTTCTCGCCGCGGTCGGTGCCGAAGCCGGCTACGAAAAGCCGGTGATGAAGCAACCCGACGAGCATGCGGGTCATGAGCACGGCAGCCATGACCATGCCGGACATAGCGAACAGAATTCGATCGAGCTCAGCACGCAGGCTCAAGCCAACATCGGCTTGAAGCTCGGGAAGGTCGAACTCACGACTTTCAACCGCACGATCTCGGTGCCGGGCATGTTGCGCGAACGGCCGGGTCGCTCGACCGTCGCGATCACGGCTCCGCTCACCGGCATCGTCACGCAGATTTTCCCGATTCTCGGCGAAGCGGTGCAGCCCGGCCAAAAGCTCTTCGAGTTGCGTCTGACGCATGAAGAGCTGGTACAGGCGCAAGGAGATTTTCTTCGCGTTGCCGAAGAACTCGACGTGATCGAGCGCGAGATCAAGCGATTGGAGAAGATCGCCGTCGACGGCGGCATCGCGGGGCGTCAGGTGCTCGAACGGCAATACGAACAACAAAACAAGCAAGCCGTGTTGAGGGCCCAACATCAAGCGCTCCTCTTGCATGGCCTATCCGAAGAACAAGTGAATGGGATTTTGACGAAGCGCACTTTGCTGCGAACGTTGATGGTCTTCGTGCCGGAAGAACAAGAATCTGCGATCAAGAACGAGTCGCCGATACAAGTAACTTACGAAATTCAAGAACTGAAAATCGAGCGCGGGCAGAGCGTTACGGCCGGCGAAACGATGGCCGTGCTGACGGATCATGCGACGTTGTTCATCGAAGGAAGCGCGTTCGATAAAGACGTCCTCGCGGTCAATCGCACGATCGAAAACGGCTGGCTCGTCGATGCGGCGATCGAAACGGAAGACGCGCCGCCGCAAGTCATCAGCAAACTGCCGATCTTATATGTGGCGGGAAAGGTCGATCCGGAAACGCGCACGTTTCATTTCTACGTGCCGCTTACGAATCCGCTGCTGCGCGACGTGAAATCGGCGGACGGTCATCGGTTTCTTAGTTGGCGCTATAAGCCGGGCCAGCGCGTGCAAGTCGTGGTGCCGGTCGAGAAGTGGAAAGATCGGATCGTGTTGCCCGTCGGGGCCGTAGCTCAGAGCGGTGTGGAGACCTACGTTTTCTCTCCCAACGGCGACCACTTCGATCGTCGAGCCGTGCATGTCGAATACCGCGATCGCTTCTCCGTGGTTATCGCCAACGATGGTTCGCTGTTTCCGGGCGATTCCGTAGTGCTAGCCGGTGCGCAACAAATGCAGCTGGCCTTGAAGAATAAATCGGGAGGGGCGATCGATCCGCATGCGGGACACAACCACTAA